A genomic region of Desulfosarcina ovata subsp. ovata contains the following coding sequences:
- a CDS encoding ribonuclease catalytic domain-containing protein, giving the protein MQLLTENNREVKIAFQRLCHRSKMRLDLSLGRNRLVEHLRAIAEKRIALADQIDIAELWDVLSPEPGWIDLNTMTGLCFPTDMDDDHESGVIRAMFKSRHHFKFKPDRFRPYTEEELAAIIALEEKAARQQRLIASGAAWINAVRSGSMDSRPERHQELSEIFKSYFLFEKDSPHCETARAIMKNAELKAIDGLFNHLVAVGEWCVDENVDLLRYHIPTDFSAGALDLAQSISTLSDDALRKTGRVDLTHLPTLTIDGQSTLDFDDALSIEIRNDHLLVGIHISDVAQFIKKGDRLDQEALSRGSSIYLPDNRISMAPPVLAENRLSLKKGHIRPAISTMVKVSRTGDIISYDIFPSIIRVDHQLSYFEANMSADTSDAIERLHDIAIRFREKRLSQGAIQIILPEINVWLDETGVPMVNRVNRESPGRMLIAEMMILSNWLSAKFLAENDIPAIFRSQPKPKSRILKNGTGTLFQNWMQRKQLNRFVLSPTPDHHCGLGLDAYVTASSPIRKYFDLVTQRQLRAGLGLEAPYSKTEIEAIIEQLARPMADVGRIQFRRNRYWLLKYLEGRIGEKEEAIVLQRRRNAYAVLLKSYMIECNLPQSSGIDLKPEDLVQVTIQHVNARNNILSVFMG; this is encoded by the coding sequence TTGCAACTGCTAACGGAAAACAATCGGGAAGTAAAAATCGCGTTTCAACGGCTGTGTCATCGATCCAAAATGCGTCTGGACCTGTCATTGGGCCGCAACCGACTGGTGGAACATCTGAGGGCAATTGCCGAAAAGCGAATCGCCCTCGCCGACCAGATCGATATTGCCGAACTTTGGGATGTGCTGAGCCCGGAGCCAGGTTGGATCGACCTGAATACCATGACCGGCCTCTGCTTTCCGACCGATATGGATGATGACCATGAATCCGGTGTCATCCGGGCAATGTTTAAAAGCCGTCATCATTTTAAATTCAAGCCGGATCGCTTCCGACCCTATACCGAAGAAGAGCTGGCCGCCATCATTGCCCTTGAAGAGAAGGCGGCCCGCCAGCAGCGGCTCATCGCGTCCGGCGCCGCCTGGATCAACGCTGTTCGCTCAGGCTCGATGGATTCCCGGCCGGAGCGGCACCAGGAGCTTTCGGAAATATTTAAATCCTATTTTCTGTTTGAGAAAGACAGCCCCCATTGTGAAACGGCCAGGGCGATCATGAAAAACGCCGAACTGAAGGCCATTGACGGACTTTTCAACCATCTGGTGGCAGTGGGAGAATGGTGTGTGGATGAGAACGTGGATCTTTTGCGTTACCATATTCCCACCGATTTTTCAGCGGGAGCCCTTGACCTGGCCCAATCCATATCAACGCTATCCGACGACGCCCTGAGGAAAACCGGACGGGTGGATCTGACCCACCTGCCGACCCTCACGATCGACGGCCAGTCAACCCTAGACTTTGACGATGCCCTGAGCATAGAAATCCGAAATGACCATCTTCTCGTGGGCATCCACATCTCCGATGTGGCCCAGTTCATCAAAAAGGGCGATCGTTTGGATCAGGAAGCCCTCTCCCGCGGCAGTTCCATCTATCTGCCCGACAACCGGATCAGCATGGCACCACCCGTGCTCGCGGAAAACCGACTGAGCCTGAAAAAGGGGCATATCCGGCCAGCCATCAGCACCATGGTGAAGGTCAGCCGTACCGGCGACATCATCAGTTACGACATATTCCCTTCCATCATTCGCGTCGATCACCAACTCAGCTATTTTGAAGCCAACATGAGCGCCGACACCAGTGACGCCATCGAACGGCTCCACGATATCGCCATCCGGTTCAGGGAAAAACGGTTGAGCCAGGGCGCCATCCAGATCATCCTTCCGGAGATCAACGTCTGGCTGGATGAAACCGGCGTTCCCATGGTCAATCGGGTGAACCGGGAAAGTCCCGGACGGATGCTGATCGCCGAAATGATGATTCTGTCCAACTGGCTGTCGGCAAAATTCCTGGCAGAAAATGATATCCCGGCAATTTTCAGATCCCAACCGAAACCCAAAAGCCGAATTCTCAAAAACGGCACCGGCACCCTGTTTCAGAACTGGATGCAACGCAAACAACTCAACCGTTTTGTCCTCAGCCCAACGCCCGACCATCATTGCGGACTGGGCCTGGACGCCTATGTGACCGCCAGTTCCCCCATCCGCAAATACTTTGATCTGGTCACCCAACGCCAGTTACGGGCGGGCCTGGGGCTCGAAGCCCCCTATTCCAAAACTGAAATCGAAGCGATTATCGAGCAACTGGCCCGCCCCATGGCGGATGTGGGCCGGATTCAATTCCGCAGAAACCGTTACTGGCTGCTCAAGTACCTTGAGGGGCGCATCGGAGAAAAGGAAGAAGCCATTGTTTTGCAGCGGCGGCGCAACGCATACGCCGTTTTGCTGAAAAGCTACATGATCGAGTGCAACCTGCCCCAATCCAGCGGTATCGATTTGAAACCCGAGGACCTGGTCCAGGTCACCATCCAGCATGTCAATGCCCGCAATAATATTCTTTCCGTATTCATGGGGTAA
- a CDS encoding HU family DNA-binding protein has protein sequence MNKGDLVNEVAKLVSTKKQAQEVIDCVFGAVVDALKSNDTVQIAGFGSFKTAKREARTGRNPQTGAEIKIEARIVPKFVPAKALKDAVN, from the coding sequence ATGAATAAAGGTGATTTGGTTAACGAAGTAGCAAAACTGGTTTCAACCAAAAAGCAGGCCCAGGAAGTGATCGATTGCGTCTTCGGTGCTGTCGTCGATGCACTGAAAAGCAACGATACGGTTCAAATTGCCGGTTTTGGCAGTTTCAAAACCGCCAAGCGCGAAGCCCGCACCGGGCGAAATCCCCAAACCGGTGCCGAAATCAAGATTGAGGCCAGAATAGTCCCGAAATTCGTCCCCGCAAAAGCGCTTAAGGATGCGGTAAACTAA